Proteins encoded together in one Cardiocondyla obscurior isolate alpha-2009 linkage group LG07, Cobs3.1, whole genome shotgun sequence window:
- the LOC139104029 gene encoding uncharacterized protein has product MSTVSKGITRLFIQSIHSNFTKELTCLIVSNISSFIPSEIFPREVVGIPANVKLADPDFHLPQSVDLLIGSGITLSLFSVGQINLSKNNYELYLQKTRLGWIIAGEASVPRRSIRSSCHLINLEDAITKFWDVEEISTIRSKSKEERECETFFNETTTRSADGRYIVRLPFRDNNEHLGESRSMALRRLISLERKLRLDPTLMVEYTRIINEYKELGHMSLVENFDKHGYYMPHHAVMKASSNTTKVRVVFDASAKTNNKRSLNDILMVGPTIQDKLVAHLIRFRTYIYVISSDIEKMYRQIWLNEKDRHYQRILWREDGKIKTFQLNTLTFGVSSSPYVAIRTIQKLADDERHSYPRAADILQNHMYVDDLLTGANSIEETRAIRDDVIALLKRGGFTIRQWASNDLRVINDLSNEVIHKNLTLKIDQALKTLGVSWNTRDDRIYYSADSIKINKIITKREILSQIARIFDPMGLLGPVVLYAKKMMQDVWRTEIHWDESVPQSIYTEWTEFTRQLKDIHRVSFERKILIKDYRNTQIHGFCDASTHGYGACLYLRSIDKNGKIMNRLICSKSRVAPLKTISIPRLELCGALLLARLFSEIIKTINLTPNRVIFWCDSTIVLHQIKTAPHLLKTYVANRVSEISNLVSSAEWKYIRSKGNPADAISRGQTPHVFLQNKMWQEGPPWLTKNENEWPSGDYQAIDIPELKTNTCLVITYNEPILFQRFSSFSKLCRIIAYCLRFKLKHRYTGALCADEINEAETRIIKIVQNLFFALDIKKLSDTCSQYNGKFVNLNPFLDDQGLMRVGGRLQLSNLNFTQKHPLLLPSRYHLTDKLIRETHERNCHAGIQTTLYILRRKYWLLDGRNQVRKVIRSCMRCHRFTAKSVQYKMGNLPAVRVREAIPFSNTGIDFCGPFFIKEKKYRNRTRIKVYVCVFVCMTIKAIHFELVSDLTTEGFMAALRRFVARRGLPENIYSDNGTNFIGANNELRELYALFNSDEHRNSLNNYASEHRVAWHFIPPAAPHFGGLWESTVKLFKHHLKRVVGDSLFTFEELNTFIIEIEGVLNSRPITAISSDPNDPLALSPAHYLVGRPITALPETDFKSVPANKLSVWQHIIKVRQDFWAKWNMEYLNELQKRVKWTKDGPKVEVGAVVLIKDKNMPCTQWLLGRIKLLHTGEDGTTRAATITTKNGELKRTTKCICPLPIEK; this is encoded by the coding sequence ATGAGTACTGTTTCCAAAGGGATCACGCGATTATTTATCCAATCCATTCATAGTAATTTTACTAAAGAACTAACATGTCTCattgtttcaaatatttcaagttttatACCATCCGAAATATTTCCTCGTGAAGTTGTTGGTATACCAGCAAATGTAAAACTCGCCGATCCAGATTTTCATTTGCCACAATCCGTCGATCTGTTAATAGGGTCTGGTATAACTCTTTCATTGTTTTCAGTCGGTCAAATTAATCTATCAAagaataattacgaattatacTTACAAAAAACGCGTTTAGGCTGGATAATAGCCGGCGAAGCATCGGTACCTAGAAGATCTATAAGATCGTCCTGTCATTTGATAAATTTAGAAGACGCGATAACGAAATTCTGGGATGTAGAAGAAATTAGCACGATTCGTTCAAAATCAAAGGAAGAAAGGGAGtgcgaaacattttttaatgagacTACAACACGAAGTGCCGACGGTCGATATATAGTACGGCTTCCTTTTCGTGATAACAATGAACATCTCGGTGAATCACGATCTATGGCTCTCAGACGATTGATATCATTAGAGCGTAAACTTAGATTAGATCCGACTTTAATGGTCGAATATACACGAATTATTAACGAATATAAGGAATTGGGACACATGTCTTTGgttgaaaattttgataaacacGGTTATTATATGCCGCATCACGCGGTGATGAAGGCTTCTAGCAATACGACAAAGGTTCGAGTTGTTTTTGACGCGTCGGCTAAAACAAACAATAAACGTTCACTAAACGATATCCTAATGGTCGGACCAACAATTCAAGATAAGTTAGTGGCACATTTAATTCGTTTCCGGACatatatttacgtaatttcgtctgatattgaaaaaatgtaCAGACAGATCTGGCTAAACGAAAAGGACAGACATTATCAGCGCATTTTATGGCGTGAAGACGGAAAGATAAAAACCTTTCAACTGAATACATTAACTTTTGGAGTGTCGTCTTCACCGTATGTCGCGATTCGTACTATCCAAAAACTTGCTGATGATGAACGTCATTCATATCCTCGGGCGGCCGATATTCTTCAAAATCATATGTATGTTGACGACTTATTAACGGGCGCTAACTCTATTGAAGAAACGCGAGCCATTAGAGACGATGTAATTGCACTATTAAAGCGGGGTGGTTTCACTATAAGGCAATGGGCGTCAAACGATCTCCGTGTAATCAATGATTTGTCCAATGAagtaatacataaaaatttaacgttaaaaattgacCAGGCTTTAAAAACATTAGGAGTTTCGTGGAATACTCGGGATGACCGAATTTATTACTCAGCcgattctattaaaattaataaaataataacaaaacgCGAAATTTTATCGCAGATAGCGCGCATTTTTGATCCGATGGGACTCTTGGGCCCAGTCGTATTATACGCAAAGAAAATGATGCAGGATGTATGGAGGACAGAGATACATTGGGATGAATCTGTCCCTCAGAGTATTTATACAGAATGGACTGAATTTACTCGTCAATTAAAGGATATACATCGCGTTTCATtcgaacgaaaaatattaattaaagattaccGAAATACCCAAATACATGGATTTTGCGACGCGAGTACTCACGGCTATGGTGCTTGTCTATACTTACGATCGATcgataaaaatggaaaaatcaTGAATAGATTGATATGTTCGAAATCGCGTGTCGCGCCATTAAAAACAATCTCCATTCCACGATTAGAATTGTGCGGCGCACTGTTATTAGCGAGATTATTTTCGGAAATTATTAAGACCATAAATCTTACGCCTAATAGAGTCATTTTTTGGTGTGACTCAACTATAGTGTTGCATCAGATTAAAACAGCACCGCACCTACTTAAAACGTATGTAGCAAATAGAGTGTCCGAAATTTCAAATCTTGTTAGTTCTGCAGAATGGAAATATATTAGATCAAAGGGTAATCCGGCCGACGCGATTTCGAGAGGACAGACACCGCATGTtttcttacaaaataaaatgtggCAAGAAGGTCCACCATGGTTAACAAAAAATGAGAATGAATGGCCTAGCGGAGATTATCAAGCAATCGATATTCcagaattaaaaacaaataccTGTTTAGTCATAACATATAACGAACCCATATTGTTTCAaagattttcttctttttcaaaattatgtaGAATCATTGCTTATTGCTTGCGATTTAAATTGAAACATAGATACACCGGAGCTTTATGTGCGGACGAGATTAATGAAGCCGAAACTCGTATCATTAAAATcgttcaaaatttattttttgctcttgacattaaaaaattatcagatACATGTTCTCAATATAATGGTAAATTTGTAAATCTCAATCCGTTTCTGGATGATCAAGGTTTAATGCGCGTCGGTGGACGGTTACAATTGTCGAATTTGAATTTCACGCAAAAACATCCATTATTACTTCCGAGTAGATATCACTTaactgataaattaattcggGAAACTCATGAGAGAAATTGTCATGCGGGTATACAAACGACACTCTACATTCTTCGTCGTAAATATTGGTTGCTTGATGGTCGGAATCAGGTTCGAAAGGTGATACGTTCATGCATGCGGTGTCATCGTTTCACAGCTAAGAGCGTTCAGTACAAAATGGGTAATCTTCCCGCAGTACGAGTGCGTGAGGCAATACCATTTTCCAACACTGGCATTGATTTTTGCGGACCCTTTTTTATAAAGgagaaaaaatatcgaaatcgGACTCGTATCAAGGTTTATGTCTGTGTATTTGTATGCATGACTATAAAGGCGATTCATTTTGAATTAGTTAGCGATCTTACCACAGAGGGTTTTATGGCCGCGCTACGACGATTTGTTGCGCGACGCGGATTACCGGAGAATATATATTCCGACAACGGAACAAATTTTATAGGCGCGAACAATGAATTGAGAGAATTATACGCATTATTTAATTCAGATGAACAtagaaattcattaaataattacgcttCAGAACACCGTGTGGCGTGGCATTTTATTCCTCCGGCAGCTCCGCACTTCGGTGGGTTATGGGAATCGACGGTCAAGCTATTTAAACATCATCTGAAAAGAGTAGTCGGTGATTCATTATTCACGTTCGAAGAGCTGAACACGTTTATAATTGAAATCGAGGGTGTTTTGAATTCGAGACCTATCACTGCCATATCCTCTGACCCAAACGATCCACTTGCTCTTTCTCCTGCTCATTACTTAGTTGGTAGGCCTATAACAGCTTTACCAGAAACTGATTTTAAATCTGTTCCAGCCAATAAACTTTCCGTTTGGCAACATATTATTAAGGTTCGCCAAGATTTCTGGGCGAAATGGAACATGGAATATTTAAATGAGCTTCAAAAACGTGTTAAGTGGACTAAAGACGGACCCAAGGTGGAAGTCGGAGCCGTCGTCTTAATTAAAGACAAGAATATGCCATGCACTCAATGGTTATTAGGCAGAATCAAATTGCTTCATACCGGTGAAGATGGCACAACACGAGCGGCAAcaattacaacaaaaaacGGAGAACTTAAAAGGACAACAAAATGTATTTGTCCTTTAccgatagaaaaataa
- the LOC139103898 gene encoding uncharacterized protein: MADRVKFILQKRTALKSQITGLANLFEKGTADNTALKLRLNRLTVLYNAFEEYNDELAILDPDDVHQTEFSQIQERFYSLASKIENFLNTTGLANASTSSVSSGNHSDNSVPTANKRRMKLPDAPLPTFNGKYENWLSFKNAFHDRIGSQADLSDIDKLHYLKSALTDDTASKINVLSVDGINYAKAWSLLERSYEVKRILISRHLSKILNLPILERESTSGLTKLADDTQQHLASLSALGVSVGSEMVVHILETKLPKHTIDKWEIGLERDEVPTLDQLYEFLYKTAVSASKRERAKSSDSERNKSEPPIKRRKFQSANQAFVANTTPNCAACKIKRHPIYLCDAFKKLTVQKRIDLVKKARLCYICLRSHNNKPCKFMNCTICNKRHNSLLHIENYTPIHKSDATQSVIVKKD; encoded by the coding sequence ATGGCAGATAGAGTTAAATTCATACTACAGAAACGAACCGCGTTAAAGTCGCAAATAACGGGTTTAGCTAATTTGTTTGAGAAAGGAACCGCAGACAATACCGcgttaaaattacgtttaaatcgCTTGACTGTTTTATATAACGCATTCGAGGAATATAATGACGAATTAGCAATACTCGATCCTGACGACGTACATCAAACTGAATTCTCTCAAATTCAGGAGCGTTTTTATAGTCTCGCTAGTAAGATTGAAAACTTTTTGAATACTACAGGTTTAGCTAACGCGAGTACCAGTAGTGTAAGTAGCGGAAATCATTCAGATAATTCGGTACCGACGGCGAACAAACGCAGAATGAAATTACCCGATGCGCCTTTGCCGACATTTAACGGAAAGTATGAGAACTGGTTGTCTTTTAAGAATGCCTTTCATGATAGGATCGGCTCACAGGCGGATTTGTCTGACAtagataaattacattatttgaaGTCTGCACTGACTGATGACACCGCtagcaaaataaatgtattatcgGTTGACGGAATCAATTATGCGAAAGCCTGGTCATTACTAGAACGCTCTTATGAAGTCAAACGGATATTAATTTCACGGCATTTGTccaagatattaaatttaccaaTATTAGAAAGGGAATCAACTAGCGGCTTGACTAAATTAGCGGATGATACGCAACAGCATCTCGCGTCTCTGAGTGCGCTCGGAGTTTCCGTCGGATCCGAAATGGTCGTACATATTCTTGAAACTAAATTGCCAAAACATACCATCGATAAATGGGAGATTGGTCTCGAACGCGACGAAGTTCCGACACTCGATCAATTGTACGAgtttttgtataaaaccgcGGTTTCCGCGTCTAAACGTGAACGCGCTAAATCATCCGATTCTGAACGAAATAAATCCGAACCTCCTATTAAACGTCGGAAATTCCAATCCGCGAATCAAGCGTTTGTCGCGAATACAACACCAAACTGCGCGGCGTGTAAGATTAAACGACATCCGATTTATTTGTGtgatgcatttaaaaaattaacagtcCAAAAACGCATTGATTTAGTTAAAAAGGCACGGTTGTGTTACATCTGTTTACGTTCTCACAATAATAAACCGTGTAAATTTATGAACTGCACAATTTGTAATAAACGCCATAATTCACTTTTGCATATCGAAAATTATACCCCTATCCATAAATCTGACGCGACGCAATCTGTAATTGTTAAAAAGGATTGA
- the LOC139104030 gene encoding uncharacterized protein produces the protein MLDEKWRKFEERHEQLRQGHWNALKEHDYHRCNAIEMTEAIYLEQRAILTEMGEELNTARNSSEEKRTVVQAPPRTTLPRVQIPVFSGLYEDWPAFRDLFQTLIVDDITLADVTRLHYLKTSLRGEADALVRQFSTTEENFVRAWETLTSFYNNTRLLVRSLLTMYVSLPKMKMESATELRRLFHAMTGVVGSLEGVDRPISSSEDLFVFITVERLDPRSRREWETEIGDSAEPPSYSTLKKFLEKRLHTLEAIQTEKSSANSATDRAGKSLRSHHAQKAAAKTERDRCSLCHKDHFIMICEAFRRKPAEERRTFVEINGLCRNCLGRHKVSDCLSKRSCTVCNERHHSALHEAFCVSGKAEGSAAGKSSNVACRPRGGRSAVLLATARVLVRDQFNGEHRVRALVDQGSETSIVSESLVQRLSLPRFGASVAVFGVGGNRAAFTRGRVALRVKSANGGAEVDVCAVILPKLTTYAGLGTSSVRDWRHIRGLPLADPDYLKSDRVDLLFGADVFASILGPGVRIGAPHDPIAQETMFGWIVSGSVGLSDGLSVPVSLQCSVDETLTTLVRGFWEQEEVAVCGPAESPADQECEAYFSRNHWRDGSGRYTVRMPTKEPLPDLERTRALAQRSLVSMERRFERDAELRSKYVAFMREYESLGHMTRVDNAEVCRRRCYLPHHGVLKGDGPSAKLRVVFNGFAPLPGGNTLNRFLHAGSNLVPALADVILGWRRYRWAYTADIEKMYRQVIVAEEDRDLQRILWRERADAPVVELRLNTVTYGLTCAPFLAVRALRQLAEDEAARFPRGALVLKNQTYVDDVLSGGNSLEEARSSLLELRRLCTAGGFPLKKWAASAPELLQDIPPSDLSRPGVQTWGPQDFHAALGLQWHPDSDAFSFRVRSQPDRKTTKRSVVSQAAQLFDPAGWLSPAVVRAKIFIQKLWLLSLEWDDSLSLKDQAFWQDFIADLPALETVRVPRWIGVTDRADVEIHGFADASEAAYAAVVYSRSKGSNGNGWTTSLVASKTRVAPLKQVSLPRLELCGAVLLARLASRICRQLNIQGRAVHLWSDSTVALGWLRQHPSRWSTFVANRVSEMQTSLPNAQWHHVRGKENPADCASRGLAPSDLVAHSLWWQGPPWLRNDEALPEDRALLEEADDLPEGRARIHVGVVRDSVQEPELLLRYSSLARLLRVSAWCRRWTGLDRKRPASRQGALELSAEELHQSMLTWMRVIQASHWSSEIRAVSTGTPLRKGHPLANLSPFLDAQGILRVGGRIRHSLLSFDEKHPMILPRNSHLTGLTIASCHIRVLHGGVQQTLGLLWRQYWIPGGRAAVKRHVHKCPQCVRWRAASPHQIMADLPTARVTPSRAFQHTGVDYAGPIFIRSSKGRGHKSSKAFISVFICLSTRAVHLDVASDYSSEAFLAAFRRFTARRGLPQIMYSDCGTNFTGADAELQKMFRASSRESAKIHHALAGKGVEWRFNPPAAPHFGGLWEAAVKSVKHHLRRVLGTATLIYKEMHTLLAEIEACLNSRPLGPLSDDPEDVAALTPGHFLVGSALLSVPEPTLLEVPPGRLTRWRRVQQMRDHFWQRWSREFLLGLSSRPKWTTAVPPPRVGQLCLLRNENTPPGRWPLARISDLHPGSDGNVRVVTVRTATSVLVRPLVKIVLMPMENEAAMDNPASA, from the coding sequence ATGCTTGATGAGAAGTGGAGAAAATTTGAGGAACGACATGAACAGCTTCGGCAGGGACATTGGAATGCTCTCAAGGAGCACGATTATCATCGCTGCAACGCGATTGAAATGACCGAGGCAATTTACCTAGAGCAGCGAGCCATCCTGACAGAGATGGGGGAGGAACTAAATACTGCTCGCAATTCCTCCGAAGAAAAGCGGACTGTAGTGCAGGCCCCCCCTCGCACAACGTTACCTCGCGTGCAAATTCCAGTCTTCTCCGGATTGTACGAGGATTGGCCTGCATTCCGCGACTTGTTCCAGACGCTGATAGTGGATGACATAACGTTGGCTGACGTCACCCGATTACACTACTTGAAGACAAGCCTGCGAGGAGAAGCTGACGCCTTGGTGAGACAGTTTTCCACCACGGAGGAAAATTTCGTCAGGGCATGGGAAACGCTCACGAGTTTCTATAATAACACGCGCTTGCTTGTGCGGTCTCTCTTGACAATGTACGTCTCGCTGCCAAAGATGAAAATGGAATCGGCCACAGAATTGAGACGACTGTTCCATGCAATGACGGGCGTCGTTGGCTCGCTTGAGGGCGTTGACCGGCCGATTTCATCCAGCGAAGATCTCTTCGTGTTCATAACAGTGGAGAGGCTGGACCCTCGCTCCCGGCGGGAGTGGGAAACAGAGATTGGAGACTCAGCTGAGCCTCCTTCATACTCTACTCTGAAGAAATTCCTGGAGAAGAGGCTTCACACCTTGGAGGCGATTCAAACGGAAAAGAGCTCGGCGAACAGCGCGACTGACCGTGCGGGAAAATCGCTGCGGTCACACCATGCTCAGAAGGCGGCGGCCAAGACGGAGCGAGATCGGTGCTCTTTATGCCACAAGGATCATTTTATCATGATCTGCGAGGCGTTTCGGCGAAAACCTGCAGAGGAACGGCGGACGTTCGTTGAGATAAATGGGCTATGCCGCAATTGCCTGGGGCGTCATAAGGTGAGCGACTGTCTTTCTAAAAGATCCTGCACAGTGTGCAACGAGCGGCATCACTCCGCTCTGCATGAGGCGTTTTGCGTGTCGGGGAAGGCCGAAGGTTCTGCTGCGGGAAAATCTTCAAACGTTGCCTGTCGTCCGCGGGGTGGAAGGAGCGCGGTTCTCCTCGCTACGGCGCGGGTTTTGGTTCGCGATCAATTTAACGGGGAGCATCGAGTGCGCGCCTTGGTGGACCAGGGCTCGGAGACGTCCATCGTGAGCGAGAGCCTCGTCCAGCGGTTGAGCTTGCCGCGTTTCGGGGCCAGCGTTGCGGTTTTCGGTGTCGGAGGGAATCGGGCGGCCTTTACGCGAGGCAGAGTTGCCCTCAGAGTGAAGTCGGCAAACGGAGGCGCAGAGGTAGACGTGTGTGCGGTAATTCTCCCGAAGCTCACGACGTACGCGGGGCTAGGAACGTCGTCGGTGCGAGATTGGCGGCATATCCGGGGCTTGCCGCTGGCCGACCCGGATTACTTAAAGTCAGATCGGGTCGATTTGCTGTTCGGGGCGGATGTTTTCGCTTCAATTCTGGGGCCGGGAGTACGAATCGGTGCTCCTCACGATCCGATCGCCCAGGAGACAATGTTCGGATGGATCGTTTCCGGCTCTGTTGGACTAAGCGATGGCCTCAGTGTTCCGGTTTCGCTGCAGTGCTCGGTGGATGAGACTCTAACGACGCTGGTTCGCGGCTTCTGGGAGCAGGAGGAGGTTGCGGTGTGCGGCCCTGCGGAATCTCCTGCGGATCAAGAGTGCGAAGCTTATTTTTCGCGGAATCATTGGCGTGACGGCTCGGGCCGGTACACGGTGCGAATGCCGACGAAGGAGCCTCTGCCAGATCTCGAGCGCACGCGGGCGCTCGCTCAACGCTCCCTTGTGAGCATGGAGCGTCGGTTCGAGAGAGACGCGGAGCTCAGGTCGAAATACGTCGCGTTCATGCGTGAGTACGAAAGCCTGGGACACATGACGCGAGTTGACAATGCTGAAGTGTGTAGACGGCGATGTTACTTGCCCCACCACGGGGTTCTGAAGGGGGACGGACCCTCCGCGAAACTCAGGGTCGTCTTCAACGGGTTCGCGCCGCTGCCGGGAGGCAACACGCTCAATCGGTTTTTGCACGCGGGATCAAATCTGGTGCCTGCTCTCGCGGATGTGATTCTAGGTTGGCGCCGATACCGCTGGGCTTACACTGCTGACATTGAGAAAATGTATAGGCAGGTTATTGTCGCCGAGGAAGATCGCGACCTTCAACGCATCCTCTGGAGGGAACGTGCCGACGCCCCAGTGGTTGAACTCCGCCTCAACACAGTAACCTACGGGCTGACCTGTGCGCCTTTCCTGGCTGTGCGAGCGCTCCGCCAACTTGCTGAGGACGAGGCTGCGCGATTTCCGAGAGGAGCCCTTGTTTTGAAAAACCAGACTTATGTAGACGATGTTCTGTCAGGTGGGAATTCCTTGGAGGAGGCGAGGTCCTCCTTGCTCGAACTGCGCCGGCTCTGCACGGCGGGCGGGTTCCCACTAAAAAAGTGGGCCGCCAGTGCGCCTGAATTACTGCAGGACATCCCACCTTCCGATCTGTCGCGGCCGGGAGTGCAGACTTGGGGACCTCAAGATTTTCATGCCGCTTTGGGGCTCCAGTGGCATCCTGATTCCGACGCGTTCTCCTTCCGCGTGCGATCTCAGCCGGATAGAAAGACGACAAAACGATCTGTCGTCTCACAGGCGGCTCAATTGTTTGACCCCGCTGGTTGGTTGTCTCCAGCGGTCGTGCGAGCCAAGATCTTTATCCAAAAACTATGGCTGTTAAGTTTGGAGTGGGACGATTCATTATCGCTCAAGGATCAGGCCTTCTGGCAGGATTTCATTGCAGATCTTCCGGCTCTGGAGACAGTGAGAGTCCCGAGGTGGATCGGAGTCACTGATCGAGCTGACGTCGAGATTCATGGCTTCGCCGATGCATCCGAGGCCGCCTATGCTGCCGTGGTATACTCTCGCTCGAAAGGTTCAAACGGCAATGGGTGGACGACGTCCTTGGTGGCCTCAAAGACCAGGGTGGCTCCTCTGAAACAGGTGTCTCTTCCCAGGCTGGAGCTTTGCGGTGCCGTATTGCTGGCCAGACTGGCCAGTCGCATATGTCGACAGCTCAACATTCAAGGCCGAGCTGTGCATCTTTGGTCCGACTCCACGGTGGCCCTTGGATGGTTGCGACAGCACCCGTCACGGTGGTCGACATTTGTGGCAAACCGAGTGTCCGAGATGCAAACCTCGCTACCAAACGCCCAGTGGCATCACGTGAGAGGGAAGGAGAATCCCGCCGACTGCGCCTCGCGAGGCCTGGCTCCGTCGGATTTGGTCGCTCACTCTCTATGGTGGCAGGGCCCACCGTGGTTGAGAAATGATGAAGCCCTTCCTGAGGATCGAGCGCTGCTGGAGGAGGCGGATGATCTACCAGAAGGCCGAGCTAGGATTCATGTGGGCGTCGTCCGCGATTCAGTCCAGGAGCCGGAGCTGCTACTTCGGTATTCCAGCCTGGCTCGGCTATTGAGAGTCTCCGCTTGGTGCCGCCGATGGACCGGACTTGATAGGAAGAGGCCGGCGAGTCGACAGGGCGCCCTGGAGTTATCTGCCGAAGAATTGCACCAGAGCATGCTTACCTGGATGCGCGTGATCCAGGCCTCTCACTGGAGTTCGGAAATTCGAGCAGTTTCCACGGGGACTCCCCTTCGAAAAGGTCACCCGTTAGCTAATCTTTCTCCGTTTTTAGACGCTCAAGGGATCTTACGAGTCGGAGGCAGAATTCGGCATTCTCTGCTATCCTTCGACGAGAAACACCCCATGATTCTGCCAAGGAACTCGCATTTGACGGGGCTAACCATAGCTTCCTGCCACATCAGGGTGCTGCACGGAGGGGTGCAGCAAACCTTGGGATTGCTTTGGAGACAGTACTGGATTCCCGGGGGAAGGGCGGCTGTGAAAAGACACGTCCACAAGTGTCCGCAGTGCGTGCGTTGGCGGGCGGCATCGCCTCACCAAATCATGGCCGATCTCCCTACGGCCCGCGTTACGCCTTCCCGTGCATTCCAGCACACTGGCGTGGATTACGCAGGCCCCATCTTTATACGCTCGAGTAAGGGACGGGGCCACAAATCGAGCAAGGCCTTCATTTCGGTATTCATTTGTCTCAGTACTCGGGCGGTTCATCTTGATGTAGCTTCAGATTACTCCTCCGAGGCATTTCTGGCTGCCTTCCGGCGATTCACTGCTCGGAGGGGACTGCCGCAGATCATGTACAGCGACTGCGGCACAAATTTCACAGGTGCGGATGCAGAATTGCAAAAAATGTTCCGTGCGAGCAGCCGGGAGTCTGCGAAGATTCACCATGCATTGGCCGGTAAGGGAGTTGAGTGGCGGTTCAACCCTCCTGCCGCCCCACACTTCGGCGGGCTGTGGGAAGCCGCCGTGAAGTCCGTCAAACACCATCTTCGCAGGGTGCTAGGGACCGCGACGTTGATTTATAAGGAAATGCACACGCTGCTGGCAGAAATCGAAGCGTGCCTCAATTCACGGCCACTGGGCCCGCTGAGCGACGATCCAGAGGATGTGGCGGCTCTCACACCTGGCCACTTCTTGGTGGGCTCTGCGCTATTGTCCGTCCCGGAGCCGACTTTGCTGGAGGTCCCACCAGGTCGACTCACCCGGTGGCGTCGGGTGCAACAAATGAGGGATCACTTTTGGCAGAGATGGTCGCGAGAATTTCTGTTGGGACTGTCGTCACGGCCGAAGTGGACCACCGCTGTTCCCCCTCCTCGGGTGGGCCAGCTGTGCCTATTGCGAAATGAGAACACTCCTCCTGGGCGCTGGCCGCTAGCGCGCATTTCTGACTTACACCCCGGAAGTGATGGCAATGTGCGGGTAGTGACGGTGCGCACCGCCACTTCCGTGTTGGTCAGACCGTTGgtcaaaattgttttaatgcCCATGGAAAATGAGGCGGCTATGGACAACCCAGCGTCGGCTTAA